One segment of Flavobacteriales bacterium DNA contains the following:
- a CDS encoding polyphosphate polymerase domain-containing protein, translated as MRFEIKYIVPESKIKNLREMLKPFVRPDKYILDRNRRSYTVRSVYFDTPDLLYYREKIEGVPYRLKLRIRTYNTPRQNAKVFFEIKRKHRIPMTKDRASYSMDQTMHFLRMGEVDDVVEQEDPRSDNTKRFLYHLHRDNLHPTVLVVYDREAYESVFDNSVRITLDKRLRSAVVRDVEEIYREDLLSVMQGFFILEVKYNKKYPEWMRLIVNSLDLKQQAASKYCMSMENHPEIFHMDHWTELLEFKKRLDQRA; from the coding sequence ATGCGTTTCGAGATCAAGTATATCGTACCTGAGAGCAAGATCAAGAACCTCAGGGAAATGCTCAAACCCTTTGTCCGTCCGGATAAATACATTCTCGACCGCAATAGACGATCCTACACGGTGAGAAGCGTGTATTTCGATACACCCGACCTCTTGTATTACAGAGAGAAGATAGAAGGGGTCCCTTATCGATTGAAATTGCGCATCCGTACGTATAACACTCCCCGTCAGAATGCCAAGGTCTTCTTCGAGATCAAACGAAAGCATCGCATTCCCATGACCAAGGACCGGGCCTCCTATTCGATGGATCAGACCATGCATTTCCTGCGCATGGGTGAAGTGGATGATGTAGTAGAGCAAGAGGACCCACGCTCTGACAATACCAAGCGTTTCCTCTACCATCTCCACCGAGATAACCTACATCCGACCGTGTTGGTGGTCTATGATAGAGAAGCCTATGAGAGTGTTTTTGACAATTCGGTGCGTATCACGCTCGATAAGCGACTGAGAAGTGCGGTCGTGCGGGATGTAGAGGAGATATATCGTGAGGACCTGCTGTCGGTCATGCAGGGATTTTTCATCTTAGAGGTCAAATACAATAAGAAGTATCCCGAGTGGATGCGTTTGATCGTCAACAGTTTAGACCTCAAGCAGCAAGCTGCATCGAAATACTGTATGTCCATGGAGAATCACCCGGAGATATTCCACATGGACCATTGGACCGAACTTTTGGAATTCAAGAAAAGACTTGATCAACGTGCTTGA